From Lolium perenne isolate Kyuss_39 chromosome 5, Kyuss_2.0, whole genome shotgun sequence, a single genomic window includes:
- the LOC127301278 gene encoding wall-associated receptor kinase 3 codes for MAMRPSIIWTALLLPVLFLADSLLALQPPATCQQKCGSVEMRFPFGIGDGCFLPGFEIECTTGGTPILAGNINKLAVMNLTVMPRPEAEVMLPIAYNCYNTTSGANLNWFNGSIGINPAYRISNTSNELVVLGCNTFAYTNSGPSNTNFYSFYTGCVAYCDREGRAQDGACAGIGCCRVEIPPGLTDNTMTFFASELGSSAYGYDHTNMTYSPCDYAFIVKKNTYDFRVSDLKMDNPRSTTKPLVLDWAIRNSEDGNKTCAEVKNKPGYACVSDNSECLDSYNGEGYICNCTKGFWGNPYLTGKGGCEDINECDDEWKPYNPCKGVCHNKVGWYDCKCPSGQKAHDDNAYENVCNPTFPVEARIALGISLGVFILIVALLLAFIMLQKRKLDKLFEKNGGDMLKNVNGLSIFTKDVLKKITKDNAEFLGNGSFGNVYKGTLPDNTMVAVKASIKVDEATKEEFVDEVEIQTQMIHKNILKLVGCCLEVEVPVLVYEFAANGSLQDILHRKKDQVLPLDSRLDIAIGSAEGLKYMHSYATHAMRHGDVKPDNILLDDKLTPKIADFGLSKLLKEEYYAKVVVGCMGYIDPVFMKTGLLTQKSDVYSFGAVLLELITGKKNVYDEKLSLIIEYRKIYEKERSGRAMFDNDITTEEDISVLEEMGKLAMDCLKEDLDERPDMTEVAEQLVMIRRNKKFGKSNNTNPDSIGDITIYNSPTNTEVASGTTRANISAKVAPSNMDILPSP; via the exons ATGGCCATGCGTCCATCAATAATATGGACGGCACTTTTGCTGCCTGTGCTGTTCCTCGCCGATAGCCTCCTGGCCCTCCAGCCGCCAGCGACATGCCAGCAGAAATGCGGCAGCGTGGAAATGCGCTTCCCGTTCGGCATCGGCGACGGCTGCTTCCTGCCGGGCTTCGAGATCGAGTGCACCACCGGCGGCACGCCGATCCTCGCGGGCAACATCAACAAGTTAGCGGTCATGAACCTGACCGTGATGCCGCGACCGGAGGCCGAGGTGATGCTGCCCATAGCGTATAATTGCTACAACACCACCAGCGGGGCCAACTTGAATTGGTTCAATGGCAGCATCGGCATCAACCCCGCGTACCGCATCTCCAACACCAGCAACGAGCTCGTCGTCCTCGGCTGCAACACCTTTGCCTACACCAACAGCGGGCCGTCTAATACCAACTTCTACAGCTTCTACACCGGGTGCGTGGCCTACTGCGACCGCGAAGGGAGGGCGCAGGACGGCGCCTGCGCGGGCATCGGCTGCTGCCGCGTGGAAATCCCGCCGGGACTCACGGACAACACCATGACATTTTTCGCTTCCGAACTTGGTAGCAGTGCCTATGGCTATGACCACACGAACATGACCTACAGCCCCTGCGACTACGCATTCATAGTGAAGAAGAACACCTACGACTTCCGGGTGTCCGACCTCAAAATGGATAATCCGAGGTCGACCACCAAGCCGCTGGTGCTTGACTGGGCAATCCGCAACAGCGAAGACGGCAACAAGACCTGCGCCGAGGTGAAAAACAAGCCGGGGTACGCCTGTGTCAGCGACAACAGTGAGTGCCTCGACTCCTACAATGGCGAAGGATACATCTGCAATTGCACCAAGGGCTTCTGGGGCAACCCATACCTTACCGGCAAGGGCGGATGCGAAG ATATCAATGAATGCGATGATGAGTGGAAACCGTATAACCCTTGCAAGGGAGTATGCCACAACAAAGTTGGCTGGTACGATTGCAAATGCCCTTCTGGACAAAAGGCTCATGATGACAATGCATATGAGAATGTTTGCAACCCAACATTCCCTGTTGAAGCAAGGATTGCCCTTG GCATCAGTCTAGGAGTATTCATACTTATTGTCGCTCTCCTCCTAGCATTCATTATGCTCCAGAAGAGAAAACTGGATAAACTTTTTGAAAAGAACGGAGGCGACATGCTTAAAAATGTGAATGGTCTCTCAATTTTCACAAAAGATGTACTAAAGAAAATCACAAAAGATAATGCAGAGTTCCTTGGAAACGGAAGTTTTGGTAATGTGTACAAAGGAACTCTTCCTGACAATACCATGGTGGCAGTCAAGGCATCTATCAAGGTAGATGAAGCTACAAAGGAGGAATTTGTTGATGAAGTTGAGATCCAGACACAGATGATCCACAAGAACATACTCAAGCTCGTTGGTTGCTGCCTAGAGGTGGAAGTTCCAGTGTTGGTGTATGAGTTCGCAGCAAATGGGAGCCTCCAAGACATCCTGCACCGCAAAAAGGATCAAGTACTCCCCTTGGACTCACGTTTGGACATTGCAATTGGCTCTGCAGAAGGGTTAAAATATATGCATAGTTATGCAACTCATGCCATGAGACATGGTGATGTCAAGCCAGACAACATACTTCTGGATGACAAGTTGACACCAAAAATCGCAGATTTTGGGTTGTCCAAACTACTGAAAGAAGAATATTATGCCAAGGTAGTGGTTGGGTGCATGGGTTACATAGATCCGGTATTTATGAAAACTGGCCTTTTGACACAGAAGAGTGATGTGTACAGCTTTGGAGCGGTTTTGTTGGAGCTCATTACAGGGAAGAAAAATGTTTATGATGAGAAACTTAGTCTCATTATTGAGTACCGCAAAATTTATGAAAAGGAAAGGAGTGGGAGGGCAATGTTTGACAATGACATTACAACCGAAGAAGATATATCTGTCCTTGAAGAAATGGGCAAGCTAGCAATGGATTGTCTAAAGGAAGATTTAGATGAACGGCCAGATATGACAGAGGTAGCCGAACAATTGGTGATGATTAGGAGAAACAAGAAGTTTGGCAAATCAAACAATACAAATCCTGACAGCATTGGGGATATTACCATATATAATTCTCCTACCAACACAGAGGTCGCCAGTGGAACTACTAGGGCCAATATTTCAGCGAAGGTAGCTCCCAGCAACATGGACATCCTTCCTAGTCCATAG
- the LOC127303931 gene encoding uncharacterized protein — translation MDGGSSINIMYYDTFRRLGLPDPRLEHISVTFHDIVPGRKAFPIGKITLPVTFGMLSNYRTERISFEVVNFRSPYHCILGRHTFAKFMTMPHYAYNMMKMPGPRGVITVHGDPNLALGCEDNGTKLAEAVIAAERDNIAELAKYPVDRNDPVIHEKPTKLDSSAATFKPKTDTHQVDLVETTRVGRLPLGWACVPREFAEHKLHVDPTARLVR, via the exons ATGGACggaggaagctccatcaacatcatgtactacgaCACCTTCCGGCGGCTCGGACTGCCCGACCCGCGCCTCGAGCACATAAGCGTCACCTTCCACGACATCGTCCCCGGGCGGAAAGCCTTCCCAATCGGCAAGATCACGCTACCGGTAACCTTCGGCATGCTGTCAAACTACCGCACCGAGCGGATATCCTTCGAGGTGGTCAACTTCCGCAGCCCATACCACTGCATCCTCGGCCGCCATACGTTCGCCAAGTTCATGACCATGCCTCACTACgcctacaacatgatgaagatgcccggGCCACGCGGCGTCATTACCGTCCATGGTGACCCGAACCTGGCCCTGGGGTGCGAGGACAACGGCACCAAGCTCGCCGAGGCCGTCATCGCCGCGGAGCGCGACAACatcgccgagctcgccaagtacccagtcgaccgcaacgaccccgtCATCCACGAGAAGCCGACTAAGCTCGACTCGTCTGCGGCGACCTTCAAGCCAAAGACGGACACTcaccaagtagatcttgtagaaacGACTCGAGTAGGCAGGTTACCATTGGGatgggcct GTGTCCCGAGAGAATTTGCTGAGCACAAACTCCACGTTGATCCCACCGCGCGTCTCGTCAGGTAA